CGCGGGAGGAGTGGACCGGATGCTGGACGCGACCACGAGGTTCTTCGAGGACCTGGACCGGCGGGGGTTCGAACCCCTGTTGCAGAAGACCTCCGGGACCCTGCGCTTCGATCTGCACGAGGGGCCGCAGACGACCCACTGGCTGCTGCAGATCGACCGGGGCAACCTGCGGGTGCGCCAGGAGGACCAGGAAGCCGACACGGTGGTGGGCACCCCGCCGCGGCTCTTCGGCGAGCTGGTCACCGGCTCTGAGAACGCCATCGCGGCGCTGCTGCGGGGCGACATGACCGTCTCGGGTGACCTGCGCCTGGTGCTCCAGGTCGACCGGCTCTTTCCCGGCCCGCCGGACTCCCGGGGTCCGCACCACGCCTTTCCGAGGGAGGCCCGCTGATGGCGGCGACCAACACCGTCCGGATCCTGGACGGCAACACCTTCGTGGTCTCCGAGGACACCGGGGACATCGAGGCCACCCCCAGCGAACCGACCGGCCTGTTCTCCATCGACACCCGCTTCCTGTCCAAGTGGGTGCTGACGGTCAACGGTGAGCGGCTCAACGCGCTCTCCTACGACGACCTCCAGTACTACGAGGCGCGGTTCTTCCTGGTGCCGGGGATGGCGACGCACTACATCGACGCGAAGCTGTCGATCATCCGGGAGCGGGCGGTGGGCCGGAGCTTCCGGGAGACCCTGACCATCCTCAACCATGACGAGAAGGCGGTCGACCTGGAGATCCGGATGGACGCCGGCTCCGACTTCGCCGACCTGTTCCAGGTCAAGGACGAGATCCTCAACAAGAAGGGGGAGACCTACGCCGAGGCCGAGCCGGACCGGCTGCGGCTGGGCTACCGACGCGGGAACTTCAGGCGGGAGACCGTCGTCACGTCCTCCATGCCGGCCCGCTACGACCGGAACGGCTTCGCGTACACCATCCACCTCGAGCCCAACGAGCAGTGGGACACCGCGATCGAAGTGCAGACGCACGCGCTCGGCCCGGGCGGCCGGGACCTGCGGATGGGGCTCCAGGCGCACGGCACCGAGCGGCTCGCCCTCCAGCACGACCTGGAGCAGTGGATCGCCAAGGCCCCCAAGGTGAACAGCGAGCACGGCCGGTTGGCCTCGACCTACCGGCGCAGCCTGATCGACCTCGCCGCGCTGCGCTTCTCGCCGCTCTCGCTGGGCGGCCAGACGCTGCCGGCGGCCGGCCTGCCCTGGTTCATGACCATGTTCGGCCGGGACAGCATCCTGACCTGCCTCCAGGTGCTGCCGTTCGCCCCGACCCTGTCGAAGACC
The window above is part of the Micromonospora inositola genome. Proteins encoded here:
- a CDS encoding SCP2 sterol-binding domain-containing protein, producing MLDATTRFFEDLDRRGFEPLLQKTSGTLRFDLHEGPQTTHWLLQIDRGNLRVRQEDQEADTVVGTPPRLFGELVTGSENAIAALLRGDMTVSGDLRLVLQVDRLFPGPPDSRGPHHAFPREAR